GAGGAGTCGAGTGGCGCCATGGGCCGGATGCTTTCGGCCTTCGACGGCGACGGTGACGAGAGTCGCCGCGACGTCATGAAGAAGATGGGCGTCGGTGCAGCGGCCGTCGGACTCGGTGCGTGGGGCACCGTCGACGACAGCCAACCAAGTCTCGGTATCTCTCAGGAAGGTGACAACGACGAGGGAGACGGCGATTTCCAGTGGGGGATGGCCATCGACCTCGAGCGGTGTGACGGCTGTCTCTCCTGCGTCGAAGCCTGCGCCGAGGAGAACAACCTCGACCAGGGTGTTAACTGGATGTACGTCCTCGAGTACGACGAACCCAGAGAGGGCACCCCCGAGAACAGCCGTAACCGGCTCGTTCGACCGTGTCAGCACTGTACCGACGCGCCCTGTGAGAAGGTCTGTCCGACGACGGCCCGACACACTCGGGACTCGGACGGCCTCGTCCTGACAGACTACGACGTCTGTATCGGTTGCCGATACTGTCAGGTTGCCTGTCCGTACGGCGTCAATTACTTCCAGTGGGACGAACCGGATATCACGACCGACGAGATCGCCGAGCAGGCTGACGACATGGGCATGGGCGGCGACCACATGGTCGACGAACGTGACCGCTGGGTCGACAGCCGCGCCCCGCGGGGCACGATGAGCAAGTGTACGATGTGCCCGACCCGGCAGGACGCCGGTATGGGCGACGACAGAGTCGGCACGACGGCCTGTCAGGAGGCCTGTCCGCCGGATGCGATCAACTTCGGGAACATGCGCGACGACACCAGCGACCCGCAGGTCTACGCGTCGAACCCGAGCCGCGGTCGCACGCTGTCGCTGCTCTCCGTCGGCGATGAATTCACCGAATCCCTCGAAGAGGATCTCGACGGCGAGGACGACGACCTCGAATCCGTCCTCGACGCGACCAGTCTGGACGAGGATACCCTCGGACTGCTGCTCGCGATCGAGATTACCGCCGAAACCGAGATGGCCGCCGGCGATGGCACCATCGCCGGCTACGAGGAAGACGTTCAGAACGCCCTCGAGGTGCTTTCGGATCACGGACTCGACCTCGAAAGCGAAGAAGTACTCTCGGAACTCGGTCTCGCCGATGCACCCGGCGAAACCGAACTCGACGACGAGGACGAGAACGGCGACGACGAGAACGGTGAGGAAGAGGAGAACGGTGAAGAAGACGAAGAGGAGGACGAAGACGAGTTCGACGGCCCGGACGTCGACGCCGCACAGAACCTCCTCGAGGCGTTCGCCGGCGTGCCGTCGTCGAACTTCCGACTGCTAGAGGATATGGGGACCAACCCGAACGTCGTCTACCTCGGCAACGAGCCCGGTCCGAACGCCGAACAGCGTGAGCCGACCGGTTCGGGAGTCGCCTACGAGAACATCTCCTACCAGCGCGCGGACGGCGACCGCGTGCAACTCGTCGACAACCGCAAGGACGTACTCGACGAGAAGACCGTCGGTGACACGGGACTGAACCTCGGAGGGTGGTAACGATGAGTACGAAATCACCAACCGAAGCCGACATCCTTCGCCCAGTTAACAATGTCTCGAAACAGTACTTCATCCTGTTCGGGATCTGCGCACTGGCGCTCGGGGCCTTCCTCGTCGGCTGGATGTACCAGCTGGCCGAAGGGATGGCCGTCACCGGACTCTCCGACTGGGGGAGCGGTGGCGGTGTGACCTGGGGGCTGTACATCGGCGCGTTCATCTGGTGGGTCGGGATCGCTCACGGCGGGATCATCCTCTCCGCCGCGGTCCGACTGCTCGGCATGGATCGATACATGCCGGTCGCCCGCCTCGCAGAACTGCTGACCATTGCCGGTCTCTCCGCGGCCGGCTTCTACATTCTGGTCCACATGGGCCGTCCGGACCGGATGGTCACGAGCGTGCTGGGACACTACCACATCACGGTGAACAATTCGCCGCTGGTGTGGGACGTGACCGTCATCACGGCCTACTTCGTGCTGACGGCGACCTACCTCGCACTGACGCTTCGGTACGACATTACGCGTCTCCGTGACGATCTGCCCGGCTACTTCTCGCCCGTCTACAACGTCCTGACCCTCGGCTACACCGAGGACGAGGACGAAATCGTCGAGCGGATGGTCTGGTGGCTCGCACTCGCGATCATCATCATGGCCCCGCTCCTGCTTCACGGCGGTGTGATTCCGTGGCTGTTCGCGGTGCTTCCCGGCATGCCGGCCTGGTTCAGCGCAGTACAGGGACCACAGTTCCTGACGATCGCGCTTACTTCGGCCATCAGCGGCGTCATTATCGTCGCCTACGCGTTCCGTCGTGCGTACGACTGGGATCACATCATGACTGACGACGTTTTCCGCGGGCTGCTCCTGTGGCTCGGCTTCTTCTCTCTCCTCTTCCTCTGGCTGCAGCTCCAACAGAACGTTGTCGGACTGTTCGCTGCACCGGTGAGCACGGAGGTCGCACAGGAAGCGACGATCACACACCCGATCTACATAACCGCGATGACCCTGGTCTTCGCGACGCTTGCGTACATCTTCGCACAGACGATTCGTCCGTCGCTCTTTAGCAAGGGACGAGCCATCGTCGCGGCGCTGGCGGTGCTGTTCGCGACGCTCATCGAGAAACTGATCTTCGTCGTCGAAGGATTCCTCCACCCCGAGTTCGAGATCTACGCGGCGACGCCCGGGGCGTACTTCCCGAGCGCCATCGAACTGCTCTCGCTGGTCGGAACGATCGGGATGGTCGTCCTGATCTTCCTCGTCGTCTCGAAGGTCGTTCCGGTCGTCGAACTCCACGCGGTCGAACACCTTCGCGGCGACCACGCGCACGGACACGAAGAAGATGAAACGACGACTGAATCAGAGGTGAAAGCATGAGTACCATCGCCGCACTCGCGGAACCGCTCTACCACGGCTACAGTGGCACCGACGGCGTTACCGGATTCCCCAACATCGGAACCTACCTGATCTTCGGTGTCGTCCTGGTTCCGATCTACATCATGGTCGTCTCCTGGTTCGCCGGCACACCCCGCGACACGAAGACCGGGATGCTCGGCGTCTCCTACCTCGTTGCCATCACGGCGCAGATGTGGATCGGGATGTTCATCCTGACCATCATCATCGGCTTCGTGTTCTACGGCGGTCTGCCGGAGCCACTCGGCTCCCCCGGCCCCACTGGCGACATCCCGATCTTCGGGTTCCTGTTCTAACCCGATCGGTCGAACCGATTTCTGGGTTTTTCGTCTCGGTTTTTGACGATTTTTGCTGGCAGCTCTGATCGCCGATAAGGGCGTGCGTTTATAGGCAGATGCCTCGTTCTCGAGCGGGCTTCGCCAACCGTTCGACGGTGACTACGGCCTGCCGTTATGAGACCCATGCACAGTCAGGGGAAACCACGACCCCAACGGGTGGTCAAACACACTTATGACACTCATTGACATTCTGTCGGCGGTCCTCTATCACGGCTACGAGGCGAACGAAGGGTGGACCGGGTTTCCAAACGAGGGAACCTACATTATCTTCGGAATCGTCCTGCTCCCGATCTACGTCATGCTCATCGCATGGTTCGCCGGTGAGCCGCGTGATACGAAGACCGGACTGCTCGGGGTCACCTATCTCGTCGGCATCGCGACCAGCATGTGGGTCTCCATGCTCATCATGACGGTCCTGATCGGGATCATCTTCTACGGGCAGGCGCCCAGTCTCTCCTGATACGGTTTGCTGTACCGATTTGCCGGTGGGACCGCGGACGAGTCACGGCCTCCGAGAATGACTTACAGCAGACAGTATGGGA
Above is a window of Natronorubrum tibetense GA33 DNA encoding:
- a CDS encoding 4Fe-4S ferredoxin N-terminal domain-containing protein produces the protein MSTDDESFHPLGQEWETELEGMLDETEYDSDLGMQMAQDAMRVTKGELSEAEFHEKYHDDVMDEFGVDDRPTEAAYEQSQEESSGAMGRMLSAFDGDGDESRRDVMKKMGVGAAAVGLGAWGTVDDSQPSLGISQEGDNDEGDGDFQWGMAIDLERCDGCLSCVEACAEENNLDQGVNWMYVLEYDEPREGTPENSRNRLVRPCQHCTDAPCEKVCPTTARHTRDSDGLVLTDYDVCIGCRYCQVACPYGVNYFQWDEPDITTDEIAEQADDMGMGGDHMVDERDRWVDSRAPRGTMSKCTMCPTRQDAGMGDDRVGTTACQEACPPDAINFGNMRDDTSDPQVYASNPSRGRTLSLLSVGDEFTESLEEDLDGEDDDLESVLDATSLDEDTLGLLLAIEITAETEMAAGDGTIAGYEEDVQNALEVLSDHGLDLESEEVLSELGLADAPGETELDDEDENGDDENGEEEENGEEDEEEDEDEFDGPDVDAAQNLLEAFAGVPSSNFRLLEDMGTNPNVVYLGNEPGPNAEQREPTGSGVAYENISYQRADGDRVQLVDNRKDVLDEKTVGDTGLNLGGW
- the nrfD gene encoding NrfD/PsrC family molybdoenzyme membrane anchor subunit, which translates into the protein MSTKSPTEADILRPVNNVSKQYFILFGICALALGAFLVGWMYQLAEGMAVTGLSDWGSGGGVTWGLYIGAFIWWVGIAHGGIILSAAVRLLGMDRYMPVARLAELLTIAGLSAAGFYILVHMGRPDRMVTSVLGHYHITVNNSPLVWDVTVITAYFVLTATYLALTLRYDITRLRDDLPGYFSPVYNVLTLGYTEDEDEIVERMVWWLALAIIIMAPLLLHGGVIPWLFAVLPGMPAWFSAVQGPQFLTIALTSAISGVIIVAYAFRRAYDWDHIMTDDVFRGLLLWLGFFSLLFLWLQLQQNVVGLFAAPVSTEVAQEATITHPIYITAMTLVFATLAYIFAQTIRPSLFSKGRAIVAALAVLFATLIEKLIFVVEGFLHPEFEIYAATPGAYFPSAIELLSLVGTIGMVVLIFLVVSKVVPVVELHAVEHLRGDHAHGHEEDETTTESEVKA